Within the Platichthys flesus chromosome 16, fPlaFle2.1, whole genome shotgun sequence genome, the region ttaatataaagacAATAAACTGGAGCCAGTTATTATCAGAATTCAGTATATTTACAAATTTACTCTGTTTTTTCTCCCCTGGTGTCGTCTACTTTGCTCCTTCCCAGTTTGTCTCCACCTAAATCCCCCTCCCATCCTTTCTCTCAGACTCCAGTCCCTTTCATTAGGCCCTACACATAGTTTTTGTTAGGGGCTGTGGCACTGTTGCTGTAGTACTTGGCCGTTCCCCCTGAACCACCTGATTTGGGCCTGCTGAAGCAGCACAGGAGACCTCCAGCCAGGAGGAGCAGAACGCCGGCCCCCCAACCCACAAAGATGCACGCCCCCAGCTCCATATTTGGAGAGCCGGTCGACATGGGATTGTAGAATTCTCGCACAGTGACGTGTGCGGACCAGCTGACGGGGATGATCACCAGGAGACCGGCCAGCATCAGACCCACCCCGGCCACCATGCTCATCTTGGGCTTAACCTCTTCGTTCTCGACGCAGGTGGTGAAGTCGGCGCCACAGAACAggatgaggaggctgaggaagcTGACCATGCATGCGATGATGGTCAGGGCACGGGCGGCTTGCAGGTCAGAGGGCAACACCAGCATGGATTCAAAGTTCTTGCACTGCTGCTGGCCCGTGCTCTGCACCACACAGGTCATCCACAGGCCCTGCTGAGAActctgctcacacaaacacacagaaagagatcAGTCTCGTCATGTCCAGTTGTTAAATGTAACTCGTGTTAAActccatttccattttatgAGAGATTTTTACCTCTACTCGGTTGAGAAGGACATCACTTTCTTACTccactttatttatattactGTTTTAGTTTAATAATCTGACtaacaaaaaatataatgaGCTTATAAATATGATGAACTGTTATAATTAAACCACCCAACAGTacattgaataataataacaatacaataGTGGGGGAAATTGGAAACATCCACCAGAAATGTTAAACTCTATCATGTTGGGAAATTTCCCTATAAAAGACGTGATGGCAGGTTTCACTGCTGCGATTTCAGAAAAACATTAAGTGTGATGTATTTTTTCCCAATCATTAAGATTCAtatcatgttgttgttgaagttgtATTTACCTGTGCCGTCACAATGTTGGATCCTGTGAAAGAGGTGATCTTCCACTGAGGGAGAGCGCAGCACACGATGATCCCGATCAGGCCGAGGAGCCCGagggccacacacacaatatgaacTCCGACAGATCCCATCCTGGAAAAGACAAGCGAAAAGATACAAATTGGGGCTGTTGTCTCAGGCCTACTCAATAGGTAATTCAAATTGTCTTTGTGCTCCCATCAGGCATCTGAGGAGGGTGGATCCCTTTAAATCCAAAAAAGAgatgtgttttggtttgtttctgtccataaaagtgaaataatgatGAATATATCAAAAGTATAAAATCCTTAGAATCacttcatgcttttattttatgctCCTTCCAGTGCGCCCTCTTATTGTT harbors:
- the cldni gene encoding claudin i: MGSVGVHIVCVALGLLGLIGIIVCCALPQWKITSFTGSNIVTAQSSQQGLWMTCVVQSTGQQQCKNFESMLVLPSDLQAARALTIIACMVSFLSLLILFCGADFTTCVENEEVKPKMSMVAGVGLMLAGLLVIIPVSWSAHVTVREFYNPMSTGSPNMELGACIFVGWGAGVLLLLAGGLLCCFSRPKSGGSGGTAKYYSNSATAPNKNYV